A genome region from Coffea arabica cultivar ET-39 chromosome 7e, Coffea Arabica ET-39 HiFi, whole genome shotgun sequence includes the following:
- the LOC113700807 gene encoding uncharacterized protein produces the protein MAPYEAFYGRKYRSPICWNEISERKILDPTVVPWINEAYEKAKLIRQQIQTPQSRQKSYADNWKKDLEFAVGDQVFLKITPLKASLITGTGKKLQPRFIGPYKILQRVENVASKLELPPSLSRIHNIFHVSMLKKYHPDPSHVLQPKNIDIDKALTYAEKPVKLLDRKVKELRNK, from the coding sequence atggctccatacgaagctTTTTATGGTCGAAAATATAGATCTCCTATTTGTTGGAATGAAATAAGTGAAAGAAAGATTTTAGACCCAACTGTAGTACCGTGGATTAATGAGGCGTACGAAAAGGCGAAGTTAATACGCCAACAAATTCAGACACCTCAGAGCCGTCAAAAGAGCTATGCAGATAACTGGaagaaggatttggagtttgcaGTTGGAGATCAAGTCTTCCTTAAGATCACTCCactaaaagcaagtttgataaCAGGAACAGGAAAGAAGTTGCAACCTAGATTTATAGGACCTTATAAGATTCTCCAACGTGTGGAAAACGTGGCCTCTAAGTTGGAACTGCCACCAAGTTTGTCTCGAATTCATAATATTTTCCATGTGTCTATGCtcaagaagtatcatccagatccCTCCCATGTACTGCAACCGAAAAATATCGATATCGACAAGGCTCTGACCTATGCGGAGAAACCAGTGAAACTTCTGGATCGTAAAGTGAAGGAACTAAGGAATAAGTGA